One Pirellulales bacterium genomic region harbors:
- the selA gene encoding L-seryl-tRNA(Sec) selenium transferase, with amino-acid sequence MPTNVLRNLPSVSELLESPPLKGLVDKVSHNVVVSRVRTVLDDLRHEVQQAAADRTLPTVSELAEKIARRIQQDETSSLRPVINATGILLHTDLGHAPLADEAIDEMAAASSEYASLELDLRSGQRSQRIVAVEGLLRDLTGAEAALVVNNNAGATMLALAALATGREVIVSRGQLIEVDDSYRLPDVMSASGATLREVGATNKTHLDDYRTAIHERTAAIMLVHTSNFVVGSTASPSLAELVRLGHEHRLPVIHDIGLGAMLDFARFGLPGEPVAVDSIRAGADVVLFSGDKLLGGPQCGILVGRRTHLERIARHPLARGLRVDKLTLAALAATLRLYRQSELALARIPLLQLLGTSLENLKQRAARLALQMAASSAIATAEPIEEVTHLGGDSILTQQIGTWCVALTPADGSVDRLAAALRQGNPPVVGRVRQDRLLLDLRSVPPRHDLALVAAVAALGEPLTPAA; translated from the coding sequence ATGCCCACCAATGTGCTGCGTAACCTGCCCAGTGTCAGCGAGTTGCTCGAAAGCCCCCCGCTCAAGGGACTCGTCGACAAGGTCAGCCATAACGTCGTCGTCTCGCGCGTGCGAACCGTGCTCGACGACCTGCGTCACGAAGTACAGCAGGCGGCCGCCGATCGCACGCTGCCCACCGTCAGCGAACTGGCCGAGAAGATCGCGCGCCGCATCCAACAAGACGAAACATCCAGCCTGCGGCCGGTGATCAACGCCACGGGCATCCTGCTGCACACGGATCTCGGCCACGCCCCCTTGGCCGACGAAGCCATCGACGAGATGGCCGCCGCCTCGAGCGAGTACGCCAGCCTCGAGCTCGATCTGCGCTCGGGACAACGCTCGCAGCGCATCGTCGCGGTCGAAGGGCTGCTGCGCGATCTGACCGGCGCCGAGGCCGCGCTCGTCGTCAACAACAACGCCGGAGCGACCATGCTCGCCCTGGCGGCGCTCGCCACCGGGCGAGAGGTGATCGTCTCGCGCGGACAACTGATCGAGGTCGACGACAGCTATCGTCTGCCCGACGTCATGTCCGCCAGTGGCGCCACGCTGCGCGAGGTAGGCGCCACCAACAAGACTCACCTCGACGATTATCGCACCGCCATCCACGAGCGCACGGCCGCGATCATGCTCGTCCACACGAGCAATTTCGTCGTCGGGTCCACGGCCTCTCCGTCGCTCGCCGAGTTGGTGCGTTTGGGGCACGAACATCGCCTGCCAGTGATTCACGATATCGGCTTGGGGGCCATGCTCGACTTCGCGCGGTTCGGCCTGCCGGGCGAGCCCGTCGCCGTCGACAGCATCCGCGCGGGCGCGGACGTCGTGCTCTTCAGCGGCGACAAGCTGCTCGGCGGCCCGCAATGCGGTATCCTCGTCGGACGACGCACGCACCTCGAGCGCATCGCCAGGCATCCCCTGGCACGTGGCTTGCGAGTGGACAAGCTCACGCTCGCCGCGCTCGCTGCCACGCTGCGTCTCTACCGCCAATCCGAGTTGGCGCTGGCCCGCATCCCACTCCTGCAACTGCTGGGCACATCGCTCGAGAATCTCAAGCAACGCGCGGCCAGACTCGCACTGCAAATGGCAGCCTCGAGTGCCATCGCCACGGCCGAACCGATCGAAGAGGTTACCCATCTCGGCGGCGATTCGATTCTCACCCAACAGATCGGCACGTGGTGCGTCGCCTTGACTCCAGCGGACGGGAGCGTTGATCGCCTGGCCGCTGCCCTGCGACAGGGAAATCCGCCGGTCGTGGGACGCGTGCGGCAAGATCGTCTGCTGCTGGATCTGCGCAGCGTGCCACCGCGACATGATCTGGCCCTGGTGGCCGCGGTTGCGGCGCTCGGCGAGCCATTGACGCCTGCGGCGTGA
- a CDS encoding HAMP domain-containing protein, translated as MSYRSFKRVLGETSLERKCRFLFGACLLLLITGSFWWYGQQTEKLVYRQNQTRGRLLVDTIMTLKHWEGTNTQDEKDFAQGLSETLQNQQYGWTTIRPDSSEAAHQPKSADEDAILAYFLKTRPAEPPATTDPTSALAAEDADPHVEFVERYDPTGEKYLYYQAVRAKSSCITCHAALSGNLSLSEGDLLSVVKVEIPEKSTRAELNRNRAILLATAIVTVFLAMIAAYVIVRYVIVKPLKHLRDVSDAISHGDLQSRAEIHTGDEFEELGVAFNRMLRHLVDAQGELRQVNADLDNKVDELAQVNMQLFEMNRLKSDFLATMSHELRTPLNSIIGFSDVLGSISSLDDKQKRYVQNIQKSGKMLLDMINDILDLAKIESGKMELRLADFRIEHVIAAQCDMARPLTEKKNIDLETQIAAGLPPLHQDQGKVQQVLNNLLSNAIKFTPEGGRIVVSARRDSAGQLELVVADTGVGIAESDQVHIFEKFRQGMTVIPSGDAMTREYSGTGLGLSIVKELCRLLGGRVSLHSELGKGSTFTIAIPWSLAEKGRGESAFAESVDELTRPRRSDFEHARIVVPQSVD; from the coding sequence ATGTCGTATCGTTCTTTCAAACGCGTCCTCGGCGAAACCAGCCTCGAGCGCAAGTGTCGTTTTCTGTTCGGCGCTTGCCTGCTGCTGCTCATCACAGGCAGCTTCTGGTGGTATGGGCAGCAAACCGAGAAGCTCGTCTATCGCCAGAATCAGACGCGCGGCCGGTTGCTCGTCGATACCATCATGACCCTCAAGCACTGGGAGGGGACGAACACCCAGGACGAAAAGGATTTCGCGCAGGGACTGAGCGAGACGCTGCAGAATCAGCAATACGGCTGGACCACGATTCGGCCCGACAGTTCCGAAGCGGCCCATCAGCCGAAGAGCGCCGATGAAGACGCGATCCTGGCCTACTTTCTAAAGACGCGACCGGCCGAGCCACCAGCAACCACCGACCCGACCTCGGCACTTGCGGCCGAAGATGCCGATCCCCATGTCGAGTTCGTCGAGCGTTACGACCCGACTGGCGAAAAATATCTCTACTACCAGGCCGTCCGCGCCAAATCGTCGTGCATCACTTGCCATGCGGCGTTGAGTGGCAATCTTTCGCTCAGTGAAGGAGACCTGCTCTCGGTCGTCAAGGTCGAGATTCCCGAGAAGTCGACCCGCGCCGAGTTGAATCGCAACCGCGCGATCCTGCTCGCCACGGCCATCGTCACGGTTTTCCTGGCGATGATCGCGGCCTACGTCATCGTCCGCTATGTGATCGTCAAGCCGCTCAAGCATCTGCGCGATGTCAGCGACGCCATCAGCCACGGCGACCTGCAATCGCGCGCCGAGATTCACACGGGCGACGAATTCGAGGAACTGGGCGTGGCGTTCAATCGCATGCTGCGCCACCTGGTCGATGCGCAAGGCGAGTTGCGGCAGGTCAACGCCGACCTCGACAACAAGGTCGACGAGCTGGCGCAGGTGAACATGCAGCTCTTCGAGATGAACCGCCTGAAGAGCGACTTCCTGGCCACCATGAGCCACGAGCTGCGCACGCCGCTCAATAGCATCATCGGCTTCAGCGACGTGCTCGGGTCGATCAGCTCGCTCGACGACAAGCAGAAGCGCTATGTGCAGAACATTCAGAAGTCGGGCAAGATGCTCTTGGACATGATTAACGACATTCTCGACCTGGCCAAGATCGAGAGTGGCAAGATGGAGCTCCGCCTGGCCGACTTCCGTATCGAGCATGTGATCGCCGCCCAGTGCGACATGGCGCGGCCACTGACCGAAAAGAAAAACATCGATCTCGAGACGCAGATCGCCGCCGGATTGCCGCCGCTCCACCAGGACCAGGGCAAGGTGCAGCAGGTGCTGAACAATCTGCTCTCGAACGCTATCAAGTTCACGCCCGAGGGGGGGCGCATCGTCGTCTCCGCGCGTCGCGATAGCGCCGGCCAGCTCGAGCTCGTGGTGGCCGACACCGGCGTCGGCATCGCCGAAAGCGATCAGGTCCACATCTTCGAAAAATTCCGCCAGGGGATGACGGTCATTCCCAGCGGCGATGCCATGACCCGCGAATACTCCGGCACGGGACTGGGGTTGTCAATCGTCAAGGAACTGTGTCGCCTGCTCGGCGGTCGCGTCTCGCTGCACAGCGAGCTCGGCAAGGGGAGTACCTTTACGATCGCAATTCCCTGGTCGCTCGCGGAGAAGGGTCGTGGCGAATCGGCCTTCGCCGAATCGGTCGACGAGCTCACGCGCCCGCGCCGCAGCGACTTCGAACACGCGCGAATCGTAGTGCCGCAGTCGGTGGATTGA
- a CDS encoding methyltransferase domain-containing protein, translated as MDRARRTAQAVLDYCCCPESGGPLASIEHDGHTLGYWCHDSQLVYPATDDIPLLLPSSARNAEVELPLIEQISAQAGSDAPLQSACQRTREVLATRAGQKSWEWEDEEYWNQQYAEQLANDIELNWNDRLWERDDLVAQVLSETSLAGKCIVEVGCGEGQNFHMLLAPHCDASTLYIAADISLAALKLNRARNPHKNALYLLGTADRLPLKPRSVDLMTYFGILHHSPAKAATLSQNAETLRPGSFILLAEAIDRPHLGKLLPGFLRDVHAMSAHEERVPEDSLQDEMRRLGEILILRREHSIFRTVAFRATGSLLRRNRTCYETAAVVDRNVVRTLGRALPWFGAGTVIALLKTPG; from the coding sequence ATGGATCGAGCTCGGCGAACGGCTCAGGCGGTGCTCGATTACTGTTGTTGTCCCGAATCCGGTGGCCCGCTCGCGTCCATCGAGCACGATGGCCACACGCTGGGCTATTGGTGCCATGACTCGCAGTTGGTCTATCCGGCCACAGACGACATTCCCTTGCTGTTGCCGTCGTCGGCCCGCAATGCCGAGGTCGAGTTGCCCCTGATCGAGCAAATTTCCGCGCAGGCAGGCAGCGATGCCCCCTTGCAGTCTGCCTGCCAGCGCACGCGCGAAGTGCTGGCCACCCGGGCCGGCCAGAAGAGCTGGGAGTGGGAAGACGAGGAATACTGGAATCAGCAATATGCCGAGCAGCTTGCGAACGACATCGAGCTGAATTGGAACGACCGCCTGTGGGAGCGCGACGATCTCGTGGCGCAGGTGCTGTCCGAAACGTCTCTGGCCGGCAAGTGCATCGTCGAAGTCGGCTGCGGCGAAGGCCAGAATTTCCACATGCTGTTGGCGCCCCATTGCGATGCCAGCACGCTCTACATCGCCGCCGATATTTCGCTCGCGGCGCTCAAGCTGAACCGAGCGCGCAACCCGCATAAGAACGCCCTCTACTTGCTGGGCACGGCCGATCGTCTCCCGCTGAAGCCGCGCAGCGTCGACCTGATGACCTACTTCGGCATTTTGCACCATTCGCCCGCCAAGGCGGCCACGCTCTCGCAGAATGCCGAAACGTTGCGGCCCGGCTCGTTCATACTGCTGGCCGAAGCGATCGATCGCCCCCACTTGGGCAAGCTGCTCCCCGGCTTTCTGCGCGACGTTCACGCAATGAGCGCCCACGAGGAACGCGTGCCCGAGGATTCGCTGCAGGACGAAATGCGCCGCCTGGGCGAAATCCTCATTCTGCGGCGCGAACATTCCATCTTCCGCACGGTCGCATTCCGCGCGACCGGTTCGCTGCTCCGGCGGAACCGCACCTGCTACGAAACGGCCGCCGTGGTGGATCGCAACGTCGTCCGCACGCTGGGCCGCGCGCTCCCCTGGTTCGGCGCCGGCACTGTCATTGCCTTGCTCAAGACGCCGGGCTGA
- the xseB gene encoding exodeoxyribonuclease VII small subunit, giving the protein MASQKPLPAAEPPRFEEALGRLEEIVRELEEGEIGLAESLARYEEGVKLLRQCHTLLEGAERKIMLLSGLDAEGNPVVVPFDEEEALSLETKARGRSRRRTAKADDSAESPRRKPTLAEEPCDEGPGLF; this is encoded by the coding sequence ATGGCTTCACAGAAACCTCTACCCGCCGCCGAACCGCCCCGCTTCGAGGAGGCCCTTGGCCGGCTCGAGGAGATCGTCCGCGAGTTGGAAGAGGGGGAGATTGGGCTGGCCGAGTCGCTGGCGCGCTACGAAGAGGGGGTCAAGCTACTGCGGCAGTGCCACACGCTGCTCGAAGGAGCCGAGCGAAAGATCATGCTCCTCTCGGGGCTCGACGCCGAGGGGAACCCGGTGGTCGTCCCGTTCGATGAGGAAGAGGCCCTCTCGCTCGAAACCAAGGCCCGCGGCCGCAGTCGGCGCCGTACGGCCAAAGCCGACGATTCGGCCGAATCGCCCCGTCGCAAGCCCACCCTAGCCGAAGAGCCCTGCGACGAAGGCCCGGGCCTGTTCTGA
- a CDS encoding rhodanese yields MWASWLCGRSATGASRAANREEKPTLNDLPMEIDIAAVKAQLDAGNDLLLLDCREADEYATAHIAAARLIPMSELQQRVGELDEYRARPLVVHCHHGGRSLRVAAWLRQQGFAQAQSMAGGIDQWSVEIDRSVPRY; encoded by the coding sequence ATGTGGGCGAGCTGGTTGTGTGGACGATCTGCCACCGGCGCGTCGCGCGCCGCGAATCGCGAGGAGAAGCCAACTTTGAACGATCTACCGATGGAAATTGACATCGCCGCGGTGAAAGCGCAGCTCGACGCGGGGAACGACCTGCTGCTGCTCGATTGCCGCGAAGCGGACGAATACGCCACCGCCCATATCGCCGCCGCGCGGCTGATTCCGATGAGCGAATTGCAGCAGCGCGTGGGCGAACTGGACGAATACCGCGCGCGGCCGCTCGTCGTGCATTGTCATCATGGTGGTCGCAGCTTGCGCGTCGCGGCGTGGTTGCGGCAGCAAGGGTTCGCCCAGGCACAGAGCATGGCGGGGGGCATCGATCAGTGGTCGGTCGAGATCGACCGCTCGGTGCCCCGATATTGA
- the dxs gene encoding 1-deoxy-D-xylulose-5-phosphate synthase yields MDLLSKIDSPLDLRKLSLAELEQLASEMRDALCNLVSNRTAHFASNLGVVELCLALHTVFDFRRDRLIWDTGHQIYPHKMITGRFHEFGTMRTKGGLMGYPNPNESEYDLFMTGHAGCSVSTVLGLKSGDDLVPGQSDRHAVAVIGDGAFPSGIVFEAMNNAGGLKKKMTIILNDNKMSICPRVGGVAEYLDRLRMATFYTGIKHEVKRIVESVPVVGAPFERFLSQAKDSIKAGLHGGMLFEDLGIRYIGPVDGHNIGQLCKYLEMVKDFDGPVLLHVVTEKGHGFKPAAEDPVFFHTPAPFERSDEMIVSIKKSSSRAYTAVASSAIHTAMARDPRVTVMTAAMCQGNQLEQVREDYPDRFFDTGICESHAVAFAAGQAKAGLRPIVDIYSTFLQRSYDQIFQEAALQNLPVTFLLDRAGLTGPDGPTHHGMFDLGYMRLFPNMVVMAPGDENDLPAMLDFALAHNGPASIRYPKANVEKVERTPAPIELGRAEVIDWGADGMLIACGTQLASAAKAAERLRAEGLDVGVINARFVKPLDTETILRAIRDASFVLTIEEGALQGGFGSAVLEAAADAGLDASHVRRLGVPDRFIEHAERGELLADLGLDAEGIYRAAIAAAEQCELVKNPSRGRRIG; encoded by the coding sequence ATGGATCTCCTGTCGAAAATCGATTCGCCGCTCGACCTGCGCAAGCTCTCGCTGGCGGAGCTCGAACAACTGGCCAGCGAGATGCGCGATGCGCTCTGCAATCTGGTCAGCAACCGCACGGCCCACTTCGCCTCGAACCTGGGCGTCGTCGAGCTGTGCCTGGCGCTACACACCGTGTTCGACTTCCGCCGCGACCGATTGATCTGGGACACCGGGCATCAGATCTATCCGCACAAGATGATCACCGGCCGCTTCCACGAGTTCGGCACGATGCGCACCAAGGGGGGCCTGATGGGCTACCCCAACCCGAACGAGAGCGAATACGACCTGTTCATGACGGGTCACGCCGGGTGCAGCGTCTCGACCGTGCTGGGGCTCAAGTCGGGGGATGACCTCGTCCCCGGCCAAAGCGATCGCCACGCGGTAGCCGTGATCGGCGACGGCGCGTTCCCCTCAGGGATCGTCTTCGAGGCGATGAACAACGCCGGCGGCCTGAAGAAGAAAATGACGATCATCTTGAACGACAACAAGATGTCGATCTGCCCACGCGTCGGCGGCGTGGCCGAGTATCTCGACCGCCTGCGGATGGCCACCTTCTACACGGGCATCAAGCACGAAGTGAAGCGCATCGTCGAGAGCGTGCCGGTCGTCGGCGCGCCGTTCGAGCGTTTCCTCTCGCAAGCCAAGGACTCGATCAAAGCCGGCCTGCACGGCGGCATGCTGTTCGAGGATCTCGGCATCCGCTATATCGGCCCGGTCGATGGCCACAACATCGGCCAGTTGTGCAAATACCTGGAGATGGTCAAGGACTTCGACGGCCCCGTCCTGCTGCACGTGGTGACCGAGAAGGGGCACGGCTTCAAGCCAGCCGCCGAAGATCCCGTCTTCTTCCACACGCCGGCCCCCTTCGAACGCTCCGACGAGATGATCGTCTCGATCAAGAAATCGTCGTCGCGGGCCTACACGGCCGTCGCCAGCAGCGCCATCCACACCGCCATGGCGCGCGATCCGCGCGTCACCGTGATGACCGCCGCCATGTGCCAGGGCAATCAGCTCGAGCAGGTGCGTGAGGATTACCCCGACCGCTTCTTCGACACCGGCATCTGCGAGTCGCACGCCGTGGCGTTCGCCGCCGGCCAGGCGAAGGCGGGCTTGCGGCCGATCGTCGACATCTACAGCACCTTCCTGCAACGCAGCTACGATCAGATCTTCCAGGAAGCGGCGCTGCAGAACCTGCCCGTCACCTTCCTGCTCGATCGCGCGGGCCTCACCGGACCCGACGGTCCCACGCACCACGGCATGTTCGACCTGGGCTACATGCGATTGTTCCCCAACATGGTCGTCATGGCCCCTGGAGACGAAAACGACCTGCCCGCCATGCTCGACTTCGCGCTGGCGCACAACGGCCCGGCGTCGATCCGCTATCCCAAGGCGAACGTCGAAAAAGTCGAACGCACGCCGGCGCCGATCGAACTGGGCCGTGCCGAGGTGATCGACTGGGGCGCCGACGGCATGCTCATCGCCTGCGGCACGCAATTGGCCAGTGCCGCCAAAGCGGCCGAACGGCTCCGCGCCGAAGGGCTCGACGTGGGGGTCATCAACGCCCGCTTCGTCAAACCGCTCGATACCGAAACGATCCTGCGGGCCATCCGCGATGCCTCCTTCGTGCTGACGATCGAGGAAGGGGCGTTGCAAGGGGGCTTCGGCAGCGCCGTGCTCGAAGCAGCCGCCGACGCCGGCCTCGACGCCAGCCACGTCCGCCGCTTGGGCGTACCCGACCGCTTCATCGAACACGCCGAACGAGGCGAGCTGCTGGCCGATCTGGGCCTCGACGCCGAAGGCATCTACCGCGCGGCCATCGCCGCCGCCGAACAGTGCGAGCTGGTGAAGAACCCGTCGCGCGGGCGACGGATTGGGTAG
- a CDS encoding polyprenyl synthetase family protein, with translation MVQIEPQFPQLVDESRQKIEAALARCCELGPDCPAQLAEAIHYSLLAPGKRLRPLLVVLAAEACGGTLDAALPAACAVEMIHAYSLVHDDLPAMDDDDLRRGRPTCHKVYGEALGILVGDALQALAFETIARDVRQPAVAARMCYTLATAAGPAALVGGQADDLAAEQQGVADLPTLEAIHRRKTGALLRASLALGGLAAEATDEQLAALDEYGRALGLAFQITDDLLDVRGNEAQLGKRVGKDSDRGKLTFPGLLGVEESVHQAEELVREARAALSPLGPAAAPLEALAQYVVERDR, from the coding sequence ATGGTCCAGATCGAACCTCAGTTCCCACAGCTCGTCGACGAGTCGCGTCAAAAGATCGAAGCCGCGCTCGCGCGCTGCTGCGAGTTGGGCCCCGACTGTCCGGCACAGCTCGCCGAGGCGATCCATTACAGCCTGCTGGCCCCCGGCAAACGCCTGCGGCCCTTGCTGGTGGTGCTGGCCGCCGAGGCCTGCGGCGGCACGCTCGACGCGGCCTTGCCGGCGGCCTGTGCGGTCGAAATGATCCACGCCTACTCGCTGGTCCACGACGACCTGCCCGCCATGGACGACGACGATTTGCGACGCGGTCGTCCCACCTGCCACAAGGTCTACGGCGAGGCGCTGGGCATCCTCGTGGGGGACGCCCTGCAGGCCCTGGCCTTCGAGACGATCGCCCGCGACGTCCGCCAGCCGGCCGTTGCCGCGCGGATGTGCTACACGCTGGCCACCGCCGCCGGCCCCGCCGCGCTGGTCGGTGGACAGGCCGATGATTTAGCCGCCGAACAACAAGGCGTGGCCGATCTGCCCACGCTCGAGGCCATCCACCGTCGCAAGACGGGGGCCCTGCTGCGGGCCTCGCTCGCGCTGGGGGGACTCGCCGCCGAGGCGACCGACGAGCAACTCGCCGCGCTCGACGAATATGGTCGGGCACTCGGCCTGGCGTTTCAAATTACGGACGACTTGCTCGACGTGCGGGGGAACGAAGCCCAACTGGGCAAGCGCGTCGGCAAGGATTCTGATCGAGGGAAGTTGACGTTTCCGGGCTTGCTGGGCGTGGAGGAAAGCGTCCACCAGGCCGAGGAGCTCGTGCGCGAGGCGCGTGCCGCCCTAAGCCCCCTGGGCCCGGCCGCGGCGCCGCTCGAAGCGCTCGCGCAATACGTCGTGGAAAGGGACCGGTGA